A region of Methyloversatilis discipulorum DNA encodes the following proteins:
- the rsxC gene encoding electron transport complex subunit RsxC has translation MAHIVIPPIRRLLTRWGIHPDARKHPAAGLDIVDAGLPPLLVLPLAQQAGAPARPIVRIGDHVLRGQCVAEAAGPISAPVHASTSGTVIAIGEAPMPHASGLPGLAITLRPDGEDRWIERAGEPYPIRLAPEEIARRVAEAGVVGMGGAAFPAAVKLALGQRSAIDTVILNGSECEPYLSCDDRLMRENAADIIEGARLIMRATGARRVLAGIEDNKPEAIDAMKVAAHPYPEVAVVRIPSRYPMGAERQLIYTLLGVEPPAGGRAADVGVVVHNVGTAAAVWRALRHGEPLIERVVTVAGGALAAPRNVRARIGTPLYWLIERAGGLTREPARMVVGGPMMGVAVSDLDTPIGKGASGVLALTSAEVGEREPSACIRCGSCVTACPVGLMPLEMANRIHAGELGQAEDIGLRDCLTCGACGYVCPSRIPLVQYFAHARGELASRERERHRLDHVRELTEARAERVEREAREKAEAHAKRKAERAAAQAKEAAAKARDEEISA, from the coding sequence ATGGCACACATCGTCATTCCACCGATACGCCGGCTGCTCACCCGCTGGGGCATCCATCCGGACGCGCGCAAGCATCCGGCCGCCGGTCTGGACATCGTCGACGCCGGCCTGCCGCCCTTGCTGGTGCTGCCGCTGGCGCAGCAGGCCGGCGCACCGGCGCGTCCCATCGTGCGTATCGGCGACCACGTGCTGCGTGGCCAGTGCGTGGCCGAAGCGGCCGGACCGATTTCGGCGCCGGTGCACGCATCCACCTCGGGCACGGTGATCGCGATCGGCGAGGCGCCGATGCCGCATGCGTCCGGTCTGCCCGGGCTGGCGATCACCCTGCGCCCCGACGGCGAGGACCGCTGGATCGAGCGTGCCGGCGAACCCTATCCGATCCGGCTGGCGCCGGAGGAAATCGCCCGCCGGGTCGCCGAAGCTGGCGTCGTCGGCATGGGTGGCGCCGCCTTTCCGGCGGCGGTCAAGCTGGCGCTCGGTCAGCGCAGCGCGATCGACACCGTCATCCTGAACGGCAGCGAATGCGAGCCCTACCTGTCCTGCGACGACAGGCTGATGCGCGAGAACGCGGCCGACATCATCGAGGGTGCGCGCCTGATCATGCGCGCCACCGGCGCGCGGCGCGTGCTGGCCGGCATCGAGGACAACAAGCCGGAAGCGATCGACGCGATGAAGGTGGCTGCGCATCCGTATCCCGAGGTGGCGGTGGTGCGCATTCCGAGCCGCTATCCGATGGGCGCGGAGCGCCAGCTCATCTACACGCTGCTCGGGGTCGAGCCGCCGGCCGGCGGTCGTGCCGCCGACGTCGGCGTGGTGGTGCACAACGTCGGCACGGCAGCGGCGGTGTGGCGCGCGCTGCGCCACGGCGAACCGCTGATCGAGCGCGTGGTGACGGTGGCGGGTGGTGCGCTGGCGGCACCGCGCAATGTACGCGCACGCATCGGCACGCCGCTGTACTGGCTGATCGAACGCGCCGGTGGGCTGACGCGCGAGCCGGCGCGCATGGTGGTCGGCGGCCCGATGATGGGTGTCGCGGTGAGCGACCTCGACACGCCGATCGGCAAGGGCGCCAGCGGCGTGCTGGCGCTCACCTCGGCCGAGGTGGGCGAGCGCGAGCCGAGTGCCTGCATACGCTGCGGCAGCTGCGTCACCGCCTGTCCGGTCGGCCTGATGCCGCTCGAAATGGCCAACCGCATCCACGCCGGCGAACTGGGTCAGGCCGAGGACATCGGCCTGCGCGACTGCCTGACCTGCGGCGCCTGCGGCTACGTCTGTCCGTCGCGCATTCCGCTGGTCCAGTACTTCGCCCACGCACGCGGCGAACTCGCTTCGCGCGAGCGCGAACGCCATCGCCTCGATCACGTGCGCGAGCTGACCGAGGCACGCGCCGAACGGGTCGAACGCGAGGCGCGCGAAAAGGCCGAGGCGCATGCGAAACGCAAGGCCGAGCGCGCCGCGGCGCAGGCGAAGGAAGCGGCGGCCAAGGCCCGGGACGAGGAGATTTCGGCATGA
- the rsxA gene encoding electron transport complex subunit RsxA, with the protein MSEVLMTLIGLVLVNNVVLVRFLGLCPFMGVSKKIDSAFGMGLATTFVMTLSAMAAWALEHALLLPFGLGYLRILAYIVVIAAVVQFVEMAMHKTLPDLHRVLGIYLPLITTNCAVLGIPLLNAQAGHGLGMSVLGGFGSGAGFTLVMILFAGLRERLALMRVPQTFAGPPVAFITASLLALAFMGFTGLVPAGGG; encoded by the coding sequence ATGAGCGAAGTGTTGATGACCCTGATCGGCCTAGTGCTGGTCAATAACGTGGTGCTGGTCCGCTTTCTCGGGCTGTGCCCCTTCATGGGCGTGTCGAAGAAGATCGACAGCGCCTTCGGCATGGGTCTGGCCACCACCTTCGTAATGACGCTGTCGGCAATGGCCGCCTGGGCGCTCGAACACGCCTTGCTGCTGCCGTTCGGGCTCGGCTACCTGCGCATCCTCGCCTACATCGTGGTCATCGCCGCCGTCGTGCAGTTCGTCGAAATGGCCATGCACAAGACGCTGCCCGACCTGCACCGCGTGCTCGGCATCTACCTGCCGCTGATCACCACCAACTGCGCGGTGCTCGGCATTCCGCTGCTCAACGCACAGGCCGGTCATGGCCTCGGCATGAGCGTGCTCGGCGGCTTCGGCTCGGGTGCCGGCTTCACGCTGGTGATGATCCTGTTCGCCGGCCTGCGCGAACGACTGGCGCTGATGCGCGTGCCGCAGACCTTCGCCGGACCGCCGGTCGCTTTCATCACGGCCAGCCTGCTGGCGCTGGCTTTCATGGGTTTCACCGGCCTGGTGCCGGCAGGCGGCGGCTGA
- a CDS encoding RnfABCDGE type electron transport complex subunit B — MEQMITAVMSLTAIGSGLGIVLGVAARRFAVEGDSRVKEVEDMLPAANCGQCGFPGCAGAAEAIVAGTASPTCCPPGGKVVALAIAEHLGIALDADEVDDVPLIAVIEDALCIGCTKCYRLCPSDAIIGAMKQLHGVFEDACTGCNQCAEKCPTGAITMQPLPLTAGTWVMPKPALAA; from the coding sequence ATGGAACAGATGATTACCGCGGTCATGAGTCTGACCGCGATCGGCTCCGGGCTCGGCATCGTGCTCGGTGTGGCGGCGCGACGCTTCGCCGTCGAAGGCGACAGCCGGGTGAAGGAAGTCGAGGACATGCTGCCGGCCGCCAACTGCGGTCAGTGCGGCTTTCCCGGCTGTGCCGGTGCGGCGGAGGCCATCGTCGCCGGCACTGCGTCGCCCACCTGCTGCCCGCCCGGCGGCAAGGTGGTGGCGCTGGCGATTGCCGAGCATCTGGGCATCGCGCTCGACGCCGACGAGGTCGACGACGTGCCGCTGATCGCGGTGATCGAGGACGCGCTGTGCATAGGCTGTACCAAGTGCTACCGGCTGTGTCCGTCGGACGCCATCATCGGCGCGATGAAGCAGTTGCACGGCGTGTTCGAGGACGCCTGCACCGGCTGCAACCAGTGCGCCGAGAAATGCCCGACCGGCGCCATCACGATGCAGCCGCTGCCGCTGACCGCCGGCACCTGGGTCATGCCGAAACCTGCGCTGGCGGCCTGA